The Excalfactoria chinensis isolate bCotChi1 chromosome 10, bCotChi1.hap2, whole genome shotgun sequence genome has a segment encoding these proteins:
- the MINAR1 gene encoding major intrinsically disordered Notch2-binding receptor 1 — MESNQETSLFLVKILEELDTKQNTVSYQDLCKSLCARFDLSQLAKLRSVLFYTACLDPNFPATLFKDKMRCTVNNQQSKKIMVAADIVTIFNLIQMNGGVAKEKLPVARQKVKKKESFESCRSDTEICNMAECVPNCELSEQDFSQGFAVRRSSKCRKMDCKDCQQFVPSSEPNFLLGVNKEMKGRAASLDRLQALASYSIATSPPCEMQSTYFPMNIENESISDQDSLPISTGLKETFISNDEPFVMQSCVQKRNIFKEDFHNLITISPHLIPSSKKPEDGHREPQNRKESSKQTFFNHSFEMPYSSQYLNPVYSPIPDKRRVKHESLDDLQASTYFGPTTILGPQDTKKWTGKPTKQTAWPAKSWSLNTEEVPDFERSFFNRKQSEEKPRYQSSNNPSPNFPSADRHKSYLNPKDQQPIMQANYAVKQNGHKPKEIPSILDVEKHEPVKKFKDKSINCTSVQILSIDRTTSVGTQTEQLVLDHKKCKDLCAPGQAKYAERHSLKHSDDDSEIVSDDISDIFRFLDDMSISGSTGVMQSSCYNSTGSLSQVHKSDCDSSPEHNLTKISNGSTCNKLDKVVRADISNVDDELKTSVCKLVLRIGEIEKKLESLSGVREEISQVLGKLSKLDQKIQQPEKVSVQIDLNSLTSDAASDESNSPQIFQCHSTPHGGKLENNPEWCCSDASGSNSESLRVKALKKSLFTRRSSRSLTEENSATESKIASISNSPRDWRAITYTNKVGITEEEIKDRDGGENKDWHRKSKEADRQYEIPQPHRLPKQPKDAFLIEQVFSPHPYPASLKSHMKSNPLYTDMRLTELAEVKRAQPSWTIEEYTRNSGDKGKIAALDLQTQESLNPNNLEYWMEDIYTPGYDSLLKRKEAEFRRAKVCKIAALIAAAACTVILVIVVPICTMKS, encoded by the exons ATGGAGTCCAACCAGGAAACCTCACTCTTCCTGGTGAAGATCTTGGAGGAGCTGGACACAAAGCAGAATACTGTTTCTTACCAGGATCTCTGCAAGTCACTCTGTGCAAGGTTTGATCTGTCCCAGCTGGCCAAACTCCGTAGCGTGTTGTTTTACACCGCTTGCCTGGATCCTAATTTCCCAGCGACTTTATTCAAAGACAAAATGCGATGCACTGTAAACAATCAGCAATCAAAGAAAATCATGGTGGCAGCAGATATAGTAACGATATTCAATCTCATACAAATGAACGGAGGAGTGGCCAAGGAGAAACTTCCAGTCGCAAGGCAGAAAGTGAAGAAGAAGGAGTCCTTTGAGTCATGTAGGTCTGACACGGAGATCTGCAACATGGCAGAGTGTGTGCCCAACTGTGAGCTGAGTGAGCAGGACTTCAGCCAGGGCTTTGCAGTCAGGAGGTCTTCAAAATGCAGGAAGATGGACTGCAAAGACTGCCAGCAGTTTGTTCCCTCGTCAGAGCCCAACTTCTTGCTTGGAGTTAACAAGGAGATGAAGGGCCGGGCTGCCTCTCTGGACAGGCTTCAGGCTCTGGCTTCCTACTCCATCGCCACGTCTCCTCCGTGTGAGATGCAGAGCACGTATTTCCCCATGAACATTGAAAATGAATCTATTTCAGACCAGGATTCTTTGCCTATAAGCACAGGCCTGAAAGaaactttcatttcaaatgacGAGCCATTCGTGATGCAGTCGTGTgtccagaaaagaaatatattcaaAGAAGATTTTCATAATCTGATTACAATATCTCCCCACTTAATACCATCCAGCAAAAAGCCAGAAGATGGACACAGAGAGcctcagaacagaaaagaaagctctaAGCAGACTTTTTTCAACCACAGCTTTGAAATGCCATACAGCAGCCAGTATTTGAATCCAGTTTATTCTCCAATTCCAGATAAAAGACGAGTGAAGCACGAAAGCTTAGATGATCTTCAAGCTTCAACATATTTTGGCCCAACGACTATTCTTGGGCCCCAGGACACCAAAAAGTGGACtggaaaaccaaccaaacaaactgCCTGGCCAGCTAAAAGCTGGAGTTTAAACACTGAGGAGGTACCTGACTTTGAACGatcattttttaatagaaagcaATCAGAAGAGAAGCCGCGGTACCAGAGCTCAAACAACCCATCCCCAAACTTCCCTTCAGCTGACAGACATAAGTCCTACCTAAATCCAAAGGATCAGCAACCCATTATGCAGGCGAACTATGCTGTGAAACAAAATGGACACAAACCCAAGGAAATTCCTTCCATTCTAGATGTGGAAAAGCACGAGCCAGTCAAAAAGTTTAAGGACAAAAGCATTAATTGTACTTCTGTTCAAATCTTAAGCATCGACAGAACCACGAGCGTTGGAACACAAACAGAGCAGCTAGTCCTGGACCATAAGAAATGCAAGGATTTATGTGCACCTGGCCAAGCCAAGTATGCAGAGCGGCACTCACTTAAGCACTCAGACGACGACTCTGAAATTGTGAGTGATGATATCAGTGACATTTTCCGGTTTTTGGATGACATGAGTATCAGTGGGTCCACAGGAGTGATGCAGTCTTCGTGCTACAATAGCACAGGTTCTTTGTCTCAGGTGCATAAATCAGACTGTGACAGCTCACCTGAGCACAATTTGACTAAAATCTCCAACGGGAGCACCTGCAACAAATTAGATAAAGTAGTCCGGGCAGATATCAGTAACGTGGATGATGAACTGAAAACGAGTGTCTGCAAATTAGTTTTGAGGATTGGCGAAATAGAGAAGAAACTTGAATCTCTCTCAGGCGTCCGAGAAGAAATCTCCCAAGTCCTGGGGAAATTAAGCAAGTTGGATCAAAAAATTCAGCAGCCAGAGAAGGTCAGTGTACAAATAGATCTCAACTCCCTGACAAGTGATGCCGCGTCAGATGAAAGCAACTCCCCACAGATATTTCAGTGCCACAGCACTCCTCATGGAGGCAAGCTAGAGAACAATCCTGAATGGTGCTGTTCAGACGCCAGTGGAAGTAACAGTGAGAGTCTTCGAgtaaaagccttaaaaaaaagtctgtttacTAGGAGGTCATCAAGATCGTTAACAGAGGAAAATAGTGCAACTGAATCCAAAATAGCAAGCATTTCAAACTCTCCTCGAGACTGGAGAGCCATTACTTATACCAACAAAGTTGGCATCACAGAGGAGGAGATAAAAGATAGAGATGGAGGAGAAAACAAGGACTGGCACAGGAAATCTAAAGAG GCAGACAGGCAATACGAAATCCCACAGCCACATAGACTCCCCAAACAGCCAAAAGATGCTTTCTTGATTGAACAAGTCTTTAGTCCTCATCCTTATCCTGCATCACTCAAGTCACACATGAAAAGCAACCCGCTCTACACAGACATGAGGTTGACAGAACTGGCTGAAGTGAAACGCGCCCAGCCGTCGTGGACCATAGAAGAATACACAAGGAATTCAGGGGATAAAGGCAAGATTGCAGCATTGGATCTACAA aCTCAAGAATCTTTAAACCCGAACAACTTAGAATATTGGATGGAAGACATTTATACTCCTGGCTACGATTCCTTATTAAAGCGCAAAGAAGCCGAGTTCAGAAGAGCAAAGGTGTGCAAGATAGCTGCCCTGATAGCAGCGGCCGCCTGTACGGTGATCCTGGTCATTGTAGTTCCCATTTGTACAATGAAATCCTGA